In Saccharolobus solfataricus, a genomic segment contains:
- a CDS encoding inositol-3-phosphate synthase: MIRVAIAGLGNCASMLIQGIEYYKSKGDNYYEGLITPVIGGYKITDIEVVAAFDVSKNKIGKDLAEAVFQPPNITPKIVNMEKKGVKVSAGPVLDGVAQHMTNVFNPTYDGTLEKALDELKSSKAEILVNLLPVGSENATRTYANIALMAGTAFINAIPVFIASDPSGYFPNKFKEKNLPLAGDDIKSQLGATIFHRSITSLFRLRGVKVEETYQLNVGGNTDFLNMKTEERLISKRISKTEAVTSTLDNGEVIKSEGKIRIGPSDYVPFLGNTKVAYIYVKGSAFAGMPIKVEASLEVDDKANCAAVLVDVIRAVKVALDRKIGGPLEKVSAFYFKHPPIQAKDDEEAYRWFKEFIEM; encoded by the coding sequence ATGATTAGAGTAGCAATAGCTGGCTTAGGTAATTGTGCATCAATGTTAATTCAAGGAATAGAATATTATAAATCAAAAGGCGATAATTATTATGAGGGATTAATTACCCCCGTAATTGGTGGTTATAAAATTACCGATATAGAAGTTGTAGCAGCATTCGACGTGTCAAAAAATAAAATAGGAAAGGACCTTGCAGAGGCCGTATTTCAACCTCCAAATATTACACCAAAGATAGTGAATATGGAAAAGAAAGGCGTTAAGGTAAGTGCAGGACCCGTTCTTGATGGCGTAGCGCAACATATGACTAACGTTTTTAATCCTACCTATGATGGCACATTGGAAAAAGCGTTAGATGAATTAAAATCTAGTAAAGCAGAAATTCTAGTTAATTTATTGCCTGTTGGAAGTGAAAACGCTACGAGAACGTACGCAAATATAGCACTAATGGCAGGAACTGCATTTATAAACGCAATACCCGTATTTATTGCTAGTGATCCTTCAGGCTACTTTCCTAATAAATTCAAAGAGAAAAACTTACCATTAGCCGGTGATGACATAAAGAGTCAATTAGGGGCTACAATATTCCATAGGTCAATTACTTCGCTCTTTAGACTGCGGGGAGTAAAAGTTGAGGAAACTTATCAATTAAATGTAGGCGGGAATACAGACTTTCTAAACATGAAGACAGAAGAAAGGTTAATATCTAAAAGAATAAGCAAAACAGAGGCAGTAACTAGTACACTAGATAACGGAGAGGTAATAAAAAGTGAGGGCAAAATAAGGATAGGACCTAGCGATTATGTTCCATTTTTAGGAAATACAAAAGTAGCTTACATTTACGTAAAAGGAAGTGCATTTGCAGGCATGCCAATTAAAGTAGAAGCTTCCTTAGAGGTTGATGATAAAGCTAATTGTGCAGCAGTATTAGTAGATGTTATAAGGGCAGTTAAGGTTGCATTGGATAGGAAGATAGGTGGTCCACTTGAAAAAGTATCTGCATTTTACTTTAAACACCCACCAATTCAGGCTAAAGACGACGAAGAAGCCTATAGGTGGTTTAAAGAGTTCATTGAAATGTGA
- a CDS encoding acylphosphatase, which translates to MLKRMYARVYGLVQGVGFRKFVQIHAIRLGIKGYAKNLPDGSVEVVAEGYEEALSKLLERIKQGPPAAEVEKVDYSFSEYKGEFEDFETY; encoded by the coding sequence ATGCTAAAGCGTATGTATGCTCGCGTATATGGGTTAGTTCAAGGTGTAGGTTTTAGAAAATTTGTCCAAATTCATGCTATAAGGTTAGGTATAAAGGGTTATGCTAAGAATTTACCAGATGGTTCAGTAGAAGTAGTCGCAGAGGGTTATGAGGAAGCGTTAAGTAAACTATTGGAACGTATTAAACAAGGCCCACCAGCAGCTGAGGTAGAGAAGGTAGATTACTCATTTAGCGAATATAAGGGAGAATTTGAGGATTTTGAAACATACTAA
- a CDS encoding TrpB-like pyridoxal phosphate-dependent enzyme — protein sequence MVKEDEILPKYWYNIIPDLPKPLPPPRDPQGAYFSRIDLLRSILPKEVLRQQFTIERYIKIPEEVRDRYLSIGRPTPLFRAKRLEEYLKTPARIYFKYEGATPTGSHKINTAIPQAYFAKEEGIEHVVTETGAGQWGTAVALAASMYNMKSTIFMVKVSYEQKPMRRSIMQLYGANVYASPTNLTEYGRKILETNPQHPGSLGIAMSEAIEYALKNEFRYLVGSVLDVVLLHQSVIGQETITQLDLLGEDADILIGCVGGGSNFGGFTYPFIGNKKGKRYIAVSSAEIPKFSKGEYKYDFPDSAGLLPLVKMITLGKDYVPPPIYAGGLRYHGVAPTLSLLTKEGIVEWREYNEREIFEAAKIFIENQGIVPAPESAHAIRAVVDEAIEARKNNERKVIVFNLSGHGLLDLSNYESMMKRLNGNG from the coding sequence ATGGTAAAAGAAGACGAGATTTTGCCTAAATATTGGTACAATATAATCCCTGATCTACCTAAACCCTTGCCTCCACCAAGGGATCCACAAGGTGCCTATTTCTCGAGAATCGATTTATTAAGAAGTATACTACCCAAGGAGGTATTAAGACAACAATTCACAATAGAAAGGTATATAAAGATCCCTGAGGAAGTAAGAGATAGATATTTATCGATAGGAAGACCAACTCCATTATTTAGGGCTAAAAGGTTAGAAGAGTACTTAAAGACACCAGCAAGAATTTACTTTAAATATGAAGGTGCTACACCTACTGGATCTCATAAGATAAATACAGCAATTCCTCAAGCGTATTTTGCAAAAGAAGAGGGAATTGAACACGTAGTTACTGAAACTGGAGCTGGTCAATGGGGAACTGCAGTCGCACTTGCAGCTAGTATGTATAATATGAAAAGTACTATATTCATGGTAAAGGTAAGTTATGAACAAAAACCGATGAGAAGGAGTATAATGCAATTATATGGGGCTAATGTTTACGCAAGCCCCACAAACTTAACTGAATACGGTAGGAAGATATTAGAGACAAACCCACAGCATCCAGGATCATTAGGTATAGCAATGAGCGAGGCAATAGAGTATGCTCTTAAGAACGAATTTAGATATTTAGTAGGTAGCGTTTTAGATGTAGTACTTTTGCATCAGAGTGTTATTGGTCAAGAGACTATTACTCAATTGGATTTGTTAGGAGAAGACGCTGATATCCTAATTGGATGTGTAGGAGGTGGGAGCAATTTTGGCGGTTTCACATACCCCTTTATCGGAAATAAGAAAGGCAAGCGTTATATTGCAGTAAGTTCTGCAGAAATTCCAAAGTTTAGTAAAGGTGAATATAAATACGATTTTCCAGACTCTGCTGGATTATTACCTTTAGTGAAAATGATAACTTTAGGTAAAGATTACGTTCCGCCACCAATATACGCAGGCGGGTTAAGATATCATGGTGTAGCACCAACATTAAGTTTGTTAACAAAGGAGGGTATTGTGGAATGGAGAGAATACAATGAAAGGGAGATTTTCGAAGCTGCTAAGATATTTATCGAGAACCAAGGTATTGTACCAGCCCCAGAATCAGCTCATGCAATAAGGGCAGTAGTTGATGAAGCTATAGAGGCAAGAAAGAATAATGAGCGAAAGGTCATCGTCTTTAATCTAAGTGGACATGGATTGTTAGATCTGTCAAATTACGAATCCATGATGAAAAGGTTGAATGGAAATGGGTAA
- the trpA gene encoding tryptophan synthase subunit alpha translates to MGKMLVVYMTLGYPNVQSFKDFIIGAVENGADILELGIPPKYAKYDGPVIRKSYDKVKGLDIWPLIEDIRKDVGVPIIALTYLEDWVDQLENFLNMIKDVKLDGILFPDLLIDYIDDLDKIDGIIKNKGLKNVIFTSPSVPDLLIHKVSKISDLFLYYGVRPTTGVPIPVSVKQLINRVRNLVENKLIVGFGLSSESDLRDALSAGADGIAIGTVFIEEIERNGVKSAINLVKKFRAILDEYK, encoded by the coding sequence ATGGGTAAGATGCTTGTAGTCTATATGACGTTAGGTTATCCAAATGTTCAAAGTTTTAAGGATTTTATTATTGGGGCAGTTGAAAATGGAGCTGATATATTAGAGCTTGGAATCCCCCCTAAGTATGCTAAGTATGATGGTCCAGTTATAAGGAAGAGTTATGATAAAGTAAAAGGGCTAGATATTTGGCCCTTAATAGAAGATATTAGGAAAGATGTGGGTGTTCCCATAATTGCACTTACTTATTTAGAAGATTGGGTTGATCAGCTAGAGAATTTTCTAAATATGATAAAAGACGTCAAACTGGACGGAATTCTATTTCCAGATTTACTTATTGATTATATAGATGATTTGGATAAAATTGATGGGATAATAAAAAATAAAGGATTAAAAAACGTTATTTTTACATCTCCTTCAGTACCAGATCTTCTAATCCACAAAGTCTCTAAGATTAGCGATTTATTCTTATATTATGGTGTCAGACCAACTACTGGCGTACCTATACCAGTATCAGTTAAGCAATTGATTAATAGAGTTAGAAATCTAGTTGAGAATAAGCTAATAGTAGGATTTGGCTTATCAAGCGAGTCAGATTTAAGAGATGCTCTAAGTGCTGGTGCTGACGGAATAGCAATTGGAACTGTGTTCATAGAGGAAATTGAGAGGAATGGTGTAAAATCTGCAATAAATTTAGTTAAAAAATTTAGGGCGATATTAGATGAATATAAATGA
- the trpD gene encoding anthranilate phosphoribosyltransferase — protein sequence MNINEILKKLINKSDLEINEAEELAKAIIRGEVPEILVSAILVALRMKGESKNEIVGFARAMRELAIKIDVPNAIDTAGTGGDGLGTVNVSTASAILLSLVNPVAKHGNRAVSGKSGSADVLEALGYNIIVPPERAKELVNKTNFVFLFAQYYHPAMKNVANVRKTLGIRTIFNILGPLTNPANAKYQLMGVFSKDHLDLLSKSAYELDFNKIILVYGEPGIDEVSPIGNTFMKIVSKRGIEEVKLNVTDFGISPIPIEKLIVNSAEDSAIKIVRAFLGKDEHVAEFIKINTAVALFALDRVGDFREGYEYADHLIEKSLDKLNEIISMNGDVTKLKTIVVKSSG from the coding sequence ATGAATATAAATGAGATTCTTAAAAAACTCATAAATAAATCAGATTTAGAAATTAATGAGGCTGAAGAATTAGCTAAAGCTATAATTAGAGGAGAAGTTCCAGAGATTTTAGTATCAGCAATTTTAGTAGCATTAAGAATGAAAGGTGAAAGTAAAAATGAAATAGTAGGTTTTGCTAGAGCAATGAGAGAATTAGCGATCAAAATAGACGTGCCCAACGCAATAGACACAGCTGGTACAGGTGGCGACGGATTAGGGACAGTAAACGTTAGTACCGCATCAGCTATCTTATTGAGTTTAGTTAATCCAGTTGCCAAACATGGTAATAGGGCAGTAAGTGGTAAAAGCGGTAGCGCTGATGTTCTTGAGGCTTTAGGCTATAATATTATAGTTCCTCCAGAAAGGGCAAAAGAACTAGTCAATAAAACGAATTTCGTTTTCCTCTTTGCACAATACTATCATCCTGCAATGAAGAACGTTGCCAATGTAAGAAAAACTTTGGGGATCAGGACTATTTTCAATATTCTAGGTCCATTGACTAATCCAGCTAATGCGAAGTATCAGTTAATGGGAGTATTTTCGAAAGATCACTTAGATTTACTGTCAAAAAGTGCATATGAATTAGATTTCAATAAAATAATTTTGGTATATGGAGAGCCGGGTATAGATGAGGTAAGTCCAATAGGAAATACTTTCATGAAAATAGTAAGTAAGCGCGGTATAGAGGAAGTCAAGTTAAATGTAACTGATTTCGGCATATCACCGATTCCAATAGAAAAGTTAATAGTAAATTCTGCGGAGGATTCCGCAATAAAAATAGTTAGAGCATTTCTGGGTAAAGATGAACACGTGGCTGAATTCATTAAAATTAACACAGCAGTTGCGCTTTTTGCATTAGATAGAGTAGGCGATTTTAGAGAAGGTTATGAGTATGCTGATCATTTGATAGAAAAATCCTTGGATAAATTAAATGAGATAATCTCAATGAATGGTGATGTAACTAAACTGAAAACGATAGTGGTGAAAAGTAGTGGTTAA
- a CDS encoding N-(5'-phosphoribosyl)anthranilate isomerase, with the protein MVKLKICGNATLSDIIEFSKLDVDYLGIITDVVSQRFVKSEFLTFVKRYVEKPIVNVKVNVQISEIERELLVSDYFQIHRVLDDSELELLKSYDFRKRIILYVPASFEYKKYLERAIDTVDMVLVDSVKKGVGVDYNVVSSFLKDYPYLGVGGKISIDNISNFIDLNPAWLDISSSIEIYPGKKDINMVKKIVEVVKYGSSSNK; encoded by the coding sequence GTGGTTAAACTAAAAATTTGTGGTAACGCAACGTTATCAGATATTATAGAGTTCTCAAAACTTGATGTAGATTATCTAGGAATAATAACCGATGTCGTAAGTCAAAGATTCGTAAAAAGCGAGTTCCTAACTTTTGTTAAAAGATATGTTGAAAAACCAATAGTTAATGTGAAAGTCAATGTCCAAATTAGTGAAATAGAGAGAGAATTATTAGTATCAGATTATTTTCAGATACATAGAGTATTAGACGATTCAGAATTAGAATTGCTTAAATCATATGATTTTAGAAAAAGAATTATATTATATGTGCCAGCCTCCTTCGAGTATAAGAAATACCTAGAAAGGGCCATAGATACTGTAGATATGGTGTTAGTAGACTCTGTAAAGAAAGGGGTAGGCGTCGATTATAATGTTGTATCGAGTTTCCTTAAGGATTACCCTTACCTAGGTGTAGGTGGAAAAATAAGTATAGATAATATTTCTAACTTTATTGACTTAAATCCTGCATGGCTTGATATTTCCAGTAGTATAGAGATCTATCCTGGTAAAAAAGATATTAACATGGTGAAAAAAATAGTCGAGGTGGTAAAATATGGAAGTTCATCCAATAAGTGA
- a CDS encoding anthranilate synthase component I codes for MEVHPISEFASPFEVFKCIERDFKVAGLLESIGGPQYKARYSVIAWSTNGYLKIHDDPVNILNGYLKDLKLADIPGLFKGGMIGYISYDAVRFWEKIRDLKPAAEDWPYAEFFTPDNIIIYDHNEGKVYVNADLSSVGGCGDIGEFKVSFYDESLNKNSYERIVSESLEYIRSGYIFQVVLSRFYRYIFSGDPLRIYYNLRRINPSPYMFYLKFDEKYLIGSSPELLFRVQDNIVETYPIAGTRPRGADQEEDLKLELELMNSEKDKAEHLMLVDLARNDLGKVCVPGTVKVPELMYVEKYSHVQHIVSKVIGTLKKKYNALNVLSATFPAGTVSGAPKPMAMNIIETLEEYKRGPYAGAVGFISADGNAEFAIAIRTAFLNKELLRIHAGAGIVYDSNPESEYFETEHKLKALKTAIGVR; via the coding sequence ATGGAAGTTCATCCAATAAGTGAATTTGCCTCACCATTCGAAGTATTTAAGTGTATAGAGAGAGACTTTAAAGTAGCTGGATTACTAGAGAGCATAGGTGGCCCTCAATATAAGGCGAGATATAGTGTGATAGCTTGGTCAACTAATGGGTATCTGAAAATTCATGACGACCCTGTAAATATTCTTAATGGTTATTTGAAAGATTTGAAATTAGCAGATATACCGGGGTTATTCAAAGGAGGTATGATAGGATACATAAGTTACGATGCAGTAAGATTTTGGGAGAAAATAAGAGACTTAAAGCCAGCAGCTGAAGATTGGCCTTATGCGGAATTCTTTACTCCAGATAACATCATAATCTATGATCATAATGAGGGCAAAGTATACGTTAATGCTGATTTAAGCTCTGTAGGGGGATGTGGTGATATAGGGGAGTTTAAAGTAAGCTTTTACGATGAGTCTCTTAATAAGAACAGTTATGAGAGGATTGTTTCCGAATCATTAGAGTATATAAGATCTGGTTACATATTTCAAGTTGTATTGTCTAGATTTTACAGATATATATTTAGTGGAGATCCATTAAGAATATATTATAATCTAAGGAGAATAAATCCATCCCCTTACATGTTTTATCTCAAATTTGATGAAAAATACTTAATAGGATCTAGTCCGGAATTACTGTTCAGAGTTCAAGATAATATAGTTGAAACCTATCCCATAGCTGGCACTAGACCTAGGGGCGCTGATCAAGAGGAAGATCTTAAATTGGAATTGGAATTAATGAACTCAGAAAAGGATAAAGCTGAGCACTTAATGCTGGTTGATTTGGCTAGAAATGATCTAGGTAAAGTATGCGTTCCAGGGACTGTAAAAGTACCAGAATTAATGTATGTCGAGAAGTATAGCCATGTCCAACACATAGTATCAAAAGTGATTGGGACCTTAAAGAAGAAGTATAACGCGTTAAACGTTTTATCGGCTACATTCCCAGCAGGTACAGTAAGCGGAGCACCTAAACCAATGGCAATGAATATAATTGAAACGTTAGAGGAGTATAAAAGGGGTCCTTATGCAGGTGCTGTAGGTTTTATCTCAGCTGATGGTAACGCAGAGTTCGCAATAGCGATAAGAACTGCATTTCTAAACAAAGAGTTATTACGAATACATGCCGGTGCTGGTATAGTATATGACTCTAATCCAGAATCTGAATATTTCGAAACTGAACATAAACTAAAAGCACTAAAAACAGCAATAGGGGTGAGGTAA
- a CDS encoding anthranilate synthase component II, with amino-acid sequence MDLTLIIDNYDSFVYNIAQIVGELGSYPIVIRNDEISIKGIERIDPDRIIISPGPGTPEKREDIGVSLDVIKYLGKRTPILGVCLGHQAIGYAFGAKIRRARKVFHGKISNIILVNNSPLSLYYGIAKEFKATRYHSLVVDEVHRPLIVDAISAEDNEIMAIHHEEYPIYGVQFHPESVGTSLGYKILYNFLNRV; translated from the coding sequence ATGGATCTGACCTTGATAATAGACAACTACGATAGTTTTGTTTACAATATAGCCCAAATAGTAGGAGAACTAGGGAGTTATCCAATAGTTATCAGAAATGACGAAATAAGCATAAAGGGAATAGAGAGAATAGACCCAGATAGGATTATAATCTCACCAGGACCAGGGACACCAGAAAAACGAGAAGACATAGGAGTATCATTGGATGTGATTAAATACCTAGGCAAAAGGACTCCAATATTAGGAGTTTGTCTAGGTCACCAAGCTATAGGTTATGCATTTGGAGCTAAGATAAGAAGAGCTAGGAAAGTATTTCATGGAAAAATAAGTAACATAATTCTAGTAAACAACTCTCCGCTTTCACTATATTACGGCATTGCTAAGGAGTTTAAAGCTACCAGATATCATAGTCTTGTTGTAGATGAGGTTCATAGACCTCTAATTGTCGACGCAATATCCGCTGAAGATAATGAAATAATGGCTATACATCATGAAGAATATCCAATATATGGTGTCCAATTTCATCCAGAGAGTGTTGGAACCTCATTGGGCTATAAGATACTTTATAATTTCTTGAATAGAGTATAA
- the trpC gene encoding indole-3-glycerol phosphate synthase TrpC, with protein MPRYLKGWLKDVVQLSLRRPSFRASRQRPIISLNERILEFNKRNITAIIAEYKRKSPSGLDVERDPIEYSKFMERYAVGLSILTEEKYFNGSYETLRKIASSVSIPILMKDFIVKESQIDDAYNLGADTVLLIVKILTERELESLLEYARSYGMEPLIEINDENDLDIALRIGARFIGINSRDLETLEINKENQRKLISMIPSNVVKVAESGISERNEIEELRKLGVNAFLIGSSLMRNPEKIKEFIL; from the coding sequence ATGCCACGTTATCTTAAAGGATGGCTTAAAGACGTCGTACAATTATCTTTAAGGAGGCCCTCATTTAGGGCTTCAAGACAAAGGCCAATTATTTCCTTAAACGAAAGAATTTTAGAATTTAATAAGCGCAATATCACAGCTATAATAGCCGAATATAAACGCAAATCTCCCTCTGGATTAGATGTTGAAAGGGATCCAATAGAATATTCAAAATTCATGGAAAGGTATGCAGTAGGTCTTAGCATATTAACTGAGGAGAAGTACTTTAATGGTTCATATGAAACTTTGAGAAAGATAGCCAGTTCAGTTTCAATTCCCATACTAATGAAGGATTTTATCGTTAAGGAATCGCAAATTGATGATGCATATAACCTAGGTGCTGATACTGTATTGCTAATAGTCAAAATACTAACTGAAAGAGAATTAGAGAGTTTATTGGAATATGCCAGAAGTTATGGTATGGAACCATTGATAGAAATTAATGACGAAAATGATTTAGATATAGCCCTAAGGATAGGGGCTAGATTTATAGGAATTAATTCAAGAGATCTAGAAACCCTTGAGATAAATAAGGAGAATCAGAGAAAGCTTATATCCATGATACCATCCAATGTGGTAAAGGTGGCAGAAAGTGGAATTTCTGAGAGGAATGAAATAGAAGAATTAAGGAAATTAGGTGTTAACGCTTTCCTAATCGGATCATCACTGATGCGAAACCCAGAAAAGATTAAAGAATTTATACTATAG
- a CDS encoding pyridoxal phosphate-dependent aminotransferase, translated as MVSLLDFNGNMSQVTGETTLLYKEIARNVEKTKKIKIIDFGIGQPDLPTFKRIRDAAKEALDQGFTFYTSAFGIDELREKIAQYLNTRYGTDVKKEEVIVTPGAKPALFLVFILYINPSDEVILPDPSFYSYAEVVKLLGGKPIYANLKWSREEGFSIDVDDLQSKISKRTKMIVFNNPHNPTGTLFSPNDVKKIVDISRDNKIILLSDEIYDNFVYEGKMRSTLEDSDWRDFLIYVNGFSKTFSMTGWRLGYIVAKREIIQKMGILAANVYTAPTSFVQKAAVKAFDTFDEVNQMVSLFKKRRDVMYDELTKVKGVEVSKPNGAFYMFPNVSKILKTSGFDVKSLAIKLIEEKGVVTIPGEVFPLNIGKEFLRLSFAVNEEVIKEGIQKIREFAEQMMNSR; from the coding sequence GTGGTCTCGCTACTAGACTTTAACGGAAATATGTCACAAGTTACTGGAGAGACTACCTTATTGTATAAGGAAATTGCTAGAAACGTAGAAAAGACTAAGAAGATTAAAATTATCGACTTTGGGATAGGACAACCAGATTTACCTACATTTAAACGTATAAGAGATGCCGCAAAGGAGGCGCTAGATCAAGGTTTTACTTTCTACACTTCGGCATTCGGTATTGATGAATTAAGGGAAAAAATAGCTCAATACCTAAATACTAGATACGGTACTGACGTAAAGAAGGAGGAAGTGATAGTAACACCTGGTGCTAAGCCTGCGCTTTTCTTAGTCTTTATATTATATATTAATCCAAGTGACGAGGTAATACTCCCAGATCCCTCCTTCTATTCTTACGCTGAGGTTGTTAAGTTACTAGGAGGAAAGCCAATATATGCCAATTTAAAGTGGAGCAGAGAAGAAGGGTTCTCAATAGATGTAGACGACCTACAATCTAAAATATCGAAAAGAACCAAAATGATAGTATTCAATAATCCTCATAATCCGACTGGTACTCTATTCTCTCCTAATGATGTTAAGAAAATTGTGGATATAAGTAGGGATAATAAAATTATCTTACTATCTGACGAGATTTATGATAATTTTGTATATGAAGGTAAGATGAGAAGTACTCTTGAAGACTCAGATTGGAGAGATTTCTTAATTTACGTTAATGGATTTAGTAAAACTTTCTCGATGACTGGATGGAGATTAGGTTATATTGTAGCGAAGCGTGAAATTATCCAGAAAATGGGAATTTTGGCTGCTAACGTATACACTGCTCCTACAAGTTTTGTACAAAAAGCCGCAGTAAAGGCCTTTGATACTTTCGACGAAGTTAACCAAATGGTCAGCCTATTTAAGAAGAGGAGAGACGTAATGTATGATGAACTTACTAAGGTCAAAGGAGTTGAAGTATCTAAACCAAATGGAGCATTCTATATGTTCCCAAATGTTAGTAAGATACTTAAAACAAGTGGATTTGACGTCAAGTCACTTGCCATAAAGCTAATTGAAGAAAAAGGCGTAGTTACAATACCTGGTGAAGTTTTCCCATTAAATATAGGTAAGGAGTTTTTAAGATTAAGTTTTGCTGTGAACGAAGAAGTTATTAAAGAGGGCATACAAAAAATTAGAGAGTTCGCGGAACAGATGATGAATTCCCGATAG